A genome region from Dolichospermum compactum NIES-806 includes the following:
- the cas2 gene encoding CRISPR-associated endonuclease Cas2, translating to MNVVVSYDISEDKRRTKIHSILKSYGQWVQYSIFECELTDTQYAKLRSRLNKLIKPETDSIRFYFLCACCFGKIERIGGEQPRDQTIFFA from the coding sequence ATGAATGTTGTTGTTTCTTACGATATTTCTGAGGATAAACGCCGGACTAAAATCCATAGTATCCTCAAATCCTATGGACAATGGGTGCAGTATAGTATTTTTGAATGTGAGTTAACTGATACTCAATATGCTAAATTGCGATCGCGTCTCAATAAACTCATAAAACCTGAAACCGACAGCATTCGCTTTTACTTTCTTTGTGCTTGCTGTTTTGGTAAAATAGAAAGAATCGGTGGTGAACAGCCCCGTGATCAGACGATTTTCTTCGCTTAA
- the cas1d gene encoding type I-D CRISPR-associated endonuclease Cas1d: MGTLYIVQDDAFIGKVDERINVKYEKKILQDVPFIHLEGVVVLGRATISPAVVDELMQRHIPLSFINKIGHYLGRLEPEMTGNIFIRKAQWQAAGETPQSIHLVQGFVRGKLKNYRQTLMRYQREFNDVDLSKNMARIEQVIAAINSTENINSLRGLEGSGSAAYFGCFDSLIRNSKFSFTKRVRRPATDPVNSLLGFGYSLLRHDVQSAVNIVGFDPYLGYLHFDRYNRPSLALDLMEEFRPLVVDAVVLSILNKQLLTPADFVTEPLSGAVSLTPEGRKTFLTLYEKKKISEFKHPVMGRKCSYREAFELQARLLAKYLMGTIDKYPPLVLK; the protein is encoded by the coding sequence ATGGGTACTCTTTACATCGTACAAGATGATGCTTTTATCGGTAAGGTTGATGAACGGATTAATGTGAAATATGAAAAGAAAATTCTTCAAGATGTTCCGTTTATTCATCTTGAGGGTGTAGTTGTTTTAGGACGAGCAACTATTTCACCGGCTGTTGTGGATGAATTGATGCAGCGTCATATCCCTCTATCTTTTATCAATAAAATTGGTCATTATTTGGGACGGTTAGAACCAGAAATGACTGGTAATATTTTCATTCGCAAGGCACAATGGCAAGCAGCAGGAGAAACTCCCCAATCTATTCATCTGGTGCAAGGGTTTGTGAGGGGAAAATTAAAAAATTATCGTCAAACTTTGATGCGTTATCAGCGTGAATTTAATGATGTTGATTTATCTAAAAATATGGCTCGCATTGAACAGGTAATTGCTGCAATCAATTCAACTGAAAATATCAATTCTTTGCGTGGTTTAGAAGGTTCTGGTAGTGCTGCTTATTTTGGTTGTTTTGATAGTCTGATTCGTAATTCTAAATTTTCTTTTACTAAGCGTGTCCGTCGTCCAGCTACAGATCCGGTAAATTCGTTATTAGGTTTTGGGTATTCTTTATTGCGTCATGATGTGCAAAGTGCTGTGAATATTGTCGGTTTTGATCCATATTTAGGATATCTACATTTTGATCGCTATAATCGTCCTTCTTTAGCTTTAGATTTAATGGAAGAGTTTCGTCCTTTGGTGGTAGATGCGGTAGTTTTATCTATTTTGAATAAGCAATTATTAACTCCAGCCGATTTTGTAACTGAACCGTTAAGTGGTGCTGTTTCTCTCACTCCAGAAGGACGTAAGACTTTTTTAACTTTGTACGAAAAGAAAAAAATATCGGAGTTTAAACATCCAGTAATGGGGCGTAAATGTAGTTATCGAGAGGCTTTTGAATTGCAAGCAAGATTACTGGCTAAGTATTTAATGGGAACAATTGATAAATATCCCCCTTTGGTATTGAAATAA
- the cas4 gene encoding CRISPR-associated protein Cas4 → MLLENINSDDYVNIASLNQYSYCPHRCWLIHCAGEFIDNQYTIEGTSLHERVHTVGEVNRDETWQIRAIYLKSDQYKLIGKSDLIEFEDGEFYPIEYKRGRRGEWDNDELQVCAQALCLEEMTGKNINTGYIYYAQTHQRKLVEITPELRGSTIATIEAIQTLLFTGAMPKAVKTKRCDGCSLYSRCLPQLADKVGRYQEAN, encoded by the coding sequence ATGCTACTTGAAAATATCAATTCCGATGATTACGTTAATATCGCTTCTTTAAATCAATATTCCTATTGTCCTCACCGTTGCTGGTTGATTCATTGTGCAGGGGAATTTATTGATAATCAATACACAATTGAAGGTACAAGTTTACATGAACGAGTTCACACGGTTGGGGAAGTAAATCGTGATGAAACTTGGCAGATACGCGCTATTTATTTGAAATCAGATCAATATAAACTTATTGGTAAATCTGATTTAATTGAATTTGAAGATGGCGAATTTTACCCTATTGAATACAAAAGAGGACGCAGGGGAGAATGGGATAATGATGAATTGCAAGTTTGCGCTCAAGCTTTGTGTTTGGAGGAAATGACGGGAAAAAATATCAATACTGGCTATATCTATTATGCTCAAACTCATCAACGGAAGTTAGTAGAAATTACGCCAGAATTACGAGGTAGTACCATTGCGACTATTGAAGCTATCCAAACGTTACTGTTTACAGGTGCTATGCCAAAAGCTGTAAAAACAAAACGCTGTGATGGTTGTAGTCTTTATTCTCGATGTTTGCCACAACTTGCTGATAAAGTGGGGCGTTATCAAGAGGCAAATTGA
- the cas6 gene encoding CRISPR-associated endoribonuclease Cas6, translated as MPHSLILNIIPQSPIYPNFLTGRHYHALFLNLVSSVDRKLGDHLHASNADKAFTLSPLQVENKHKTQSYTLQYAHQNPIPAGTSCWWRISLLNDNLFSQLTPLWLNINPKQPWHLGSANLYITSIQGTPQSKQPWANACSYSQLYQQASETERNLNFIFSTPVAFRQGAFDNVLPTRESVFNSLLNRWHKYSDIELTNISFESIYASAFNIKTEVISNYDNKFIGCLGEISYRILGNVETTTIKQINALTDFALYAGIGRKTTMGMGMVRRKL; from the coding sequence ATGCCCCATAGTCTCATTCTTAACATTATCCCCCAATCTCCAATTTACCCCAATTTCCTCACAGGTAGACATTACCACGCCTTATTTCTTAACTTAGTGAGTTCTGTTGATAGAAAATTAGGAGATCACTTACACGCATCCAATGCTGATAAAGCCTTTACTCTCTCACCATTGCAGGTAGAAAACAAACATAAAACCCAATCTTATACTTTGCAATATGCCCATCAAAACCCTATTCCTGCTGGTACTTCTTGTTGGTGGCGTATTTCTTTATTAAATGACAATTTATTTAGTCAACTGACACCTTTATGGTTAAATATCAACCCCAAACAACCTTGGCACTTAGGTTCAGCTAACCTATATATTACTAGCATTCAAGGTACACCCCAATCTAAACAACCTTGGGCTAATGCTTGTAGTTATTCCCAATTATATCAACAAGCAAGCGAAACAGAACGCAATCTTAATTTCATCTTTTCTACACCTGTAGCTTTTCGTCAAGGTGCATTTGATAATGTTTTACCAACACGGGAATCTGTATTTAATAGTCTACTAAATCGGTGGCATAAATATAGCGATATTGAATTAACCAATATTTCTTTTGAATCAATTTATGCTAGTGCTTTTAATATCAAAACTGAAGTTATTAGCAACTATGATAATAAATTTATTGGTTGTTTAGGTGAAATTAGTTATCGCATTCTTGGCAATGTAGAAACAACAACAATTAAACAAATTAACGCCTTAACTGATTTTGCTTTATATGCGGGAATCGGACGTAAAACAACAATGGGCATGGGCATGGTGAGGAGGAAATTGTAG
- the cas3 gene encoding type I-D CRISPR-associated helicase Cas3', with protein MSNQKLVIRLENRSISACASPDELSFMGGKPLQHQIDVFEKSKDADIILDLAPTGTGKTKAGLTVLLHQPTKSAVYIAPTNALIEQQTEAAQKFVKDANLPHVVKSASAKDIKSWPSDKVGNRPGEKLYNVLRNPATVFSDVGANTPILLVTNPDIFYYATFFAYNRLDKGNIASGFYTKFSTVIFDEFHLYDAKQLVGMLFYLAYSHVFKFFQHGRKVVLLTATPEPACELALENLQNTGVRIARIDGEANNGELLPSQTAVNLELRPKPDNKEKWITELTAEVVKRFQEKPNENGAVILDSLDNINYLKKELEKQGLNNFIGRITGPAPKKDRHIAMQRQIILATSTVDVGFNFERTPEPTRQNLDWLIFSARDRSAFWQRIGRVGRVLGKSETNIDSEAIAYLPADAWEQNITSLDTSGGRAALKEMLDNLTCLDKPFLKAYWYSEASLEIARPLLELEELLDKIPGAELIPKLFDTLKTIFESKRTWEECRYRMKVLQGAENIAKVPLEKIRKDWKYIKGGQAFVKRFIKVKSPEEWDDLETGRTTIEEYEEMFKNNHDLLSDLKEFAEIFSASYAPLFSFRYSLFDTLPIRDPHGFILDESEETQLDPFHLLRYYEFLQNSEVIEIQSRAKEIYNISFRMRYPDSKREFASTEINKLTAFPNCQVVRKIGDAIRPTPALQMLSKYLLPGVIICPITNAAVIFQLRKQGIISYPITIVCNDGEKEYQFLTGLSGILTIAMKCKQLQLPDDEVLIA; from the coding sequence GATTAACAGTTTTATTACATCAACCTACAAAAAGTGCTGTTTATATCGCTCCCACTAATGCTTTAATTGAACAACAAACAGAAGCAGCACAAAAATTTGTTAAAGATGCCAATTTACCTCATGTAGTTAAATCAGCTTCAGCTAAAGATATTAAAAGTTGGCCTAGTGATAAAGTTGGCAATCGTCCAGGAGAAAAACTATATAATGTTTTGCGAAATCCGGCAACTGTTTTTAGTGATGTTGGTGCTAATACACCAATTCTGCTAGTAACTAACCCTGATATTTTTTACTATGCAACTTTCTTTGCATACAACAGGTTAGATAAAGGTAATATTGCTAGTGGTTTCTACACTAAATTCTCTACAGTCATCTTTGATGAATTTCATCTTTATGATGCTAAACAGCTAGTAGGGATGTTATTTTATCTTGCTTATTCTCACGTTTTTAAATTTTTCCAGCATGGACGGAAAGTAGTATTATTGACAGCAACACCTGAACCAGCTTGTGAATTAGCATTAGAAAATTTACAAAATACAGGTGTGAGAATAGCAAGAATTGATGGAGAAGCAAATAATGGTGAGCTTTTACCATCACAAACAGCAGTTAATTTAGAATTACGACCTAAACCAGACAATAAAGAAAAATGGATAACAGAACTAACAGCAGAAGTTGTTAAACGTTTTCAAGAAAAACCAAATGAAAATGGTGCTGTAATTCTTGACTCACTTGATAATATTAATTATCTTAAAAAGGAGTTAGAAAAGCAAGGTCTGAATAATTTTATAGGACGTATCACAGGACCCGCACCGAAAAAAGATAGACATATTGCTATGCAACGCCAAATCATTTTAGCAACTAGCACTGTAGATGTAGGATTTAATTTTGAAAGAACTCCTGAACCCACACGACAAAATTTAGATTGGTTGATTTTTTCAGCACGCGATCGCTCGGCATTTTGGCAGAGAATAGGTAGAGTAGGCCGTGTTTTAGGTAAATCTGAAACTAATATTGATTCAGAAGCCATTGCTTACTTACCTGCTGACGCTTGGGAACAAAATATAACTTCTCTTGATACTTCTGGTGGACGTGCAGCACTCAAAGAGATGTTAGATAATCTTACCTGTTTAGATAAACCTTTCCTCAAAGCTTATTGGTATTCAGAAGCATCACTAGAAATAGCACGTCCTTTATTAGAATTGGAAGAATTACTTGATAAAATACCTGGTGCTGAATTAATTCCCAAACTGTTTGATACATTAAAAACAATTTTTGAAAGTAAACGGACTTGGGAAGAATGTCGTTACAGAATGAAAGTTTTACAAGGTGCTGAAAACATAGCTAAAGTACCATTAGAAAAAATCAGAAAAGATTGGAAATACATTAAAGGTGGTCAAGCTTTTGTTAAAAGATTTATCAAAGTAAAATCACCTGAAGAATGGGATGATTTAGAAACTGGACGTACAACGATAGAAGAATATGAGGAGATGTTTAAAAACAATCATGATTTACTATCTGATTTAAAAGAATTTGCTGAGATATTTAGTGCCAGCTATGCACCTTTATTTAGTTTCCGCTATAGCTTATTTGACACTCTTCCTATACGAGATCCGCATGGATTTATTTTAGATGAATCTGAAGAAACACAATTAGATCCTTTTCATTTATTGCGGTATTATGAATTTTTACAAAATAGTGAAGTTATAGAAATTCAAAGTCGTGCTAAGGAAATCTATAACATCAGCTTTAGAATGCGTTACCCTGATAGTAAACGAGAGTTTGCTAGTACGGAAATAAATAAATTAACAGCTTTTCCTAATTGTCAAGTTGTTCGCAAGATTGGAGATGCAATTAGACCAACACCTGCATTACAAATGTTATCAAAATATCTCTTACCAGGAGTAATCATTTGTCCAATAACTAATGCTGCTGTTATTTTTCAATTACGTAAACAAGGAATAATTTCCTATCCTATAACTATTGTTTGTAATGATGGAGAGAAAGAATATCAATTTTTAACAGGTTTATCAGGTATTTTAACAATTGCCATGAAATGTAAACAGTTACAACTTCCAGATGATGAAGTATTGATTGCTTAA